From one Prochlorococcus marinus str. MIT 0912 genomic stretch:
- a CDS encoding nitrate reductase associated protein → MEQSSHCFEFEDEFISDLRCIPLCVRRKLDLIGLKLKLQHWQELNHDDKRKIVYWSDSIDDLDGLKSYLISKTSRSRIGQAKEILISKDEPWLLSGTVPDFIDVEASKYTFQISQKIWSNLSELERFALCKLARPGHEHRNLIKAFKEILINNDS, encoded by the coding sequence TTGGAACAATCAAGCCACTGTTTTGAATTTGAAGATGAATTTATTAGTGATCTAAGATGTATACCTTTATGCGTTCGTAGGAAACTTGATCTTATCGGTTTAAAACTAAAACTTCAACATTGGCAAGAGTTAAATCACGATGATAAAAGAAAAATAGTTTATTGGTCAGATTCGATTGACGACTTAGATGGATTAAAATCCTATTTGATTAGTAAAACTAGTCGTAGTCGTATAGGTCAAGCAAAAGAAATTTTAATTTCAAAAGATGAGCCCTGGTTGTTATCGGGTACAGTCCCAGACTTTATTGATGTTGAAGCAAGCAAATATACATTTCAGATCTCTCAGAAAATATGGTCTAATTTGAGCGAACTTGAAAGGTTCGCTCTATGTAAACTTGCAAGACCTGGACATGAACACCGAAATCTTATTAAAGCTTTTAAAGAAATATTAATCAATAATGATTCTTAG
- a CDS encoding molybdopterin molybdotransferase MoeA — protein sequence MTQEPFLREGLKVEEARKEILKEIKNVLDDFTIPFVSIPLEDSLEKISSTDIFVKQNIPGFRASIMDGYAVSHSAKPQKGQYWKVVGDSSAGKPYTKNLSEGEAIAISTGSLVPDECSWVIPLEQIKTEMIKDSSFEKIHLIDDLTNSTWIRSVNDQLSEGDIVLAKGQKITPSIIGLLASCGISYISVFKSFKIGLLISGDELIKPGIDKSTGLIWESNSFLIKSIIKNLGYDINEISIQADDKFKLKNSLIELAKNNQIVISIGGISVGKKDYIKNIINEIGEIKFWKLFLKPGRPFAFGFIGQDIPFFGLPGNPVSAVVICLQILWPVFQVFSGVKNIETPLRFKIRINSDLKRRKGRPELIRSKLKVDQQGELYADIPPAQSSSQISSLIDSDLLIEIPPEKDLLKKGTYLWAQLFRKTIL from the coding sequence ATGACTCAAGAGCCTTTTTTAAGGGAGGGATTAAAAGTAGAAGAAGCTAGAAAAGAAATTTTAAAGGAAATCAAGAACGTTTTAGATGATTTTACTATTCCTTTCGTAAGTATTCCTTTAGAAGATTCCTTAGAAAAAATTTCTTCAACAGATATTTTTGTAAAACAGAATATTCCCGGCTTTAGAGCCTCCATAATGGATGGTTACGCGGTTAGTCATTCTGCCAAACCTCAGAAAGGACAATATTGGAAAGTTGTTGGAGATTCATCCGCTGGTAAACCTTACACTAAAAATCTTTCTGAAGGTGAAGCCATTGCTATAAGCACTGGTTCATTAGTTCCTGATGAATGCTCTTGGGTTATTCCTTTAGAACAGATAAAGACAGAAATGATAAAAGATAGCTCTTTTGAGAAAATACATCTCATAGACGACTTAACGAATAGTACTTGGATTAGATCTGTTAATGATCAATTATCGGAAGGAGATATCGTATTAGCGAAGGGTCAAAAAATTACTCCTAGTATTATTGGATTACTTGCTAGTTGTGGAATAAGTTATATTAGTGTGTTTAAATCTTTCAAAATAGGATTACTTATTTCAGGCGATGAATTAATCAAACCTGGTATAGATAAATCAACTGGATTAATCTGGGAAAGTAATAGTTTTTTAATTAAAAGTATTATAAAAAATCTTGGATATGATATCAATGAAATATCAATTCAAGCAGACGATAAATTCAAATTAAAGAATTCTCTTATTGAACTTGCAAAAAATAATCAAATTGTAATTTCCATAGGTGGAATTTCCGTTGGGAAAAAAGACTATATTAAAAATATTATTAATGAAATTGGAGAAATAAAGTTCTGGAAGCTTTTTTTAAAGCCTGGTAGACCCTTTGCCTTTGGTTTTATTGGTCAAGATATTCCATTTTTTGGTTTACCTGGTAATCCTGTGTCTGCAGTAGTAATTTGTTTGCAAATTTTGTGGCCCGTATTTCAAGTTTTTAGTGGAGTGAAGAACATAGAAACACCCCTTAGATTTAAGATCAGAATTAATTCTGATCTTAAAAGAAGAAAAGGTAGACCTGAATTGATTAGATCTAAACTTAAAGTAGATCAGCAAGGTGAGTTATACGCGGATATTCCACCTGCACAATCATCCTCACAAATTTCTTCTCTAATTGATTCTGATCTGTTAATAGAGATACCACCTGAAAAAGATTTACTTAAGAAAGGAACATATCTTTGGGCACAGCTTTTCAGAAAAACAATTTTATAG
- a CDS encoding capsid protein gives MIIEESNIWDTINNAKKTRPSAEWLKNAYNPNINFELRQEIAIRLGQLSKVGWIEIKDLIHTYGNQDELILAAGLTYQDEAKAWLLKHLYSGDTMNIKVVEALACWGGTLPIELIKKILEEKSEKMKIAGLELLKFKAHLLSDFDLLDIAKSPLNDFREEIVIKTLTIIQRRESLEICMAISDVIQKGSDKSAYYGLMALGSIGTDISKNILLDLVKNLKNSQRKELAKKQLNLKI, from the coding sequence ATGATTATTGAAGAAAGCAATATATGGGATACCATTAATAACGCAAAAAAAACCAGGCCTAGCGCTGAGTGGCTTAAAAATGCATACAATCCAAATATTAACTTTGAACTCAGGCAAGAAATCGCAATTCGCTTAGGACAATTATCAAAAGTAGGATGGATCGAAATCAAAGATCTAATTCATACATATGGCAATCAAGATGAACTAATCCTAGCTGCAGGACTTACTTATCAAGATGAAGCCAAAGCATGGCTGTTAAAACATCTTTATAGTGGTGACACTATGAATATCAAAGTCGTAGAAGCTTTGGCTTGTTGGGGAGGAACATTACCGATTGAGCTTATCAAAAAAATATTAGAAGAGAAAAGTGAAAAAATGAAAATAGCTGGTCTAGAATTACTAAAGTTTAAAGCTCATTTACTTTCTGATTTTGATTTACTTGACATAGCAAAATCACCTTTAAATGATTTCAGAGAAGAGATAGTAATCAAAACACTGACAATCATTCAAAGACGTGAAAGCTTAGAAATCTGTATGGCTATAAGCGATGTAATACAAAAAGGCTCGGATAAATCTGCATACTATGGACTAATGGCTCTTGGTTCAATCGGAACTGACATTAGTAAAAATATCCTATTAGATTTAGTTAAAAATTTGAAGAATTCTCAGCGCAAAGAACTTGCAAAAAAACAACTGAACTTGAAAATATAA
- the moaA gene encoding GTP 3',8-cyclase MoaA has protein sequence MMKDIHDRELKVLRLSLTNKCNFSCPYCLPENNSCLTTLTNKQFLSIIKVACKLGVNSLRLTGGEPLISSQLNKLMEAINKLKKTRNHPINNLKDIAITTNGSLLTKDRCQDLFAYGLNRITVSLDALDPKIFSIMTGDNNMISAKNKLNHVLQGIDNAIKAGFDPLEGQLKINCVIKKNINDNQIINLVRFAKAKSIEIRFIEYMDVGNKNNWQANEVLQSHELISIIKQHFKINEAGRLKGNTAHKWYMKDSNSFISTISSISNPFCSDCNRLRITSDGFAHTCLFSNNGSDLKKWLNPSINEKGLEEFLETIWLIRDDKYSENRFDKSDNSKPQKPHPSMSYLGG, from the coding sequence ATGATGAAAGATATTCATGATAGAGAGTTAAAAGTTTTAAGGCTTTCATTAACTAATAAATGTAATTTTTCATGTCCATATTGTTTGCCAGAAAATAATAGCTGTTTGACTACATTAACTAATAAGCAATTCCTATCAATAATTAAGGTTGCTTGCAAATTAGGAGTAAACTCACTCAGATTAACTGGGGGAGAGCCATTAATAAGCAGTCAGTTGAATAAGCTGATGGAAGCAATTAATAAATTAAAGAAAACAAGAAATCATCCTATTAATAATTTAAAAGACATTGCTATAACTACAAATGGATCATTATTAACAAAAGATAGATGTCAAGATTTATTTGCTTATGGACTCAACAGGATCACAGTTAGTCTAGATGCCTTAGATCCAAAAATATTTTCAATAATGACAGGAGATAATAATATGATTTCAGCTAAGAATAAGCTGAATCATGTTCTCCAAGGCATTGATAATGCCATCAAAGCAGGCTTTGATCCATTAGAGGGTCAGCTGAAAATAAACTGTGTCATCAAAAAGAACATAAATGATAATCAGATCATAAATCTTGTTCGCTTTGCTAAAGCTAAATCTATTGAAATTAGATTCATAGAATATATGGATGTAGGAAATAAGAATAATTGGCAAGCTAATGAAGTTCTACAATCTCACGAATTGATAAGTATAATAAAACAACATTTTAAAATTAATGAGGCTGGAAGATTAAAAGGTAATACAGCCCATAAATGGTATATGAAAGATAGCAATAGCTTCATAAGTACTATATCTTCGATATCTAATCCTTTTTGTTCTGACTGCAATAGATTAAGGATTACTAGTGATGGTTTCGCACATACTTGCCTTTTTTCAAACAATGGTTCTGATTTAAAAAAATGGCTCAATCCATCAATTAATGAAAAAGGCTTAGAAGAATTTCTGGAGACAATATGGCTAATAAGAGATGATAAATATAGTGAAAATAGATTTGATAAATCTGATAACTCGAAACCACAAAAACCTCATCCTTCAATGTCGTATTTAGGAGGTTAA
- a CDS encoding NarK family nitrate/nitrite MFS transporter: MLGNLWTFQGRYRTLHLTWFAFFLTFVVWFNLAPLATTVKADLGLTLGQIRTVAICNVALTIPARVLIGMLLDKFGPRKTYSSLLIFSVIPCLLFASAETFNQLVIARLLLSIVGAGFVIGIRMVAEWFPPKEIGLAEGIYGGWGNFGSAFSALTMVAIAGLLSFSGGFELPTGAVLNWRGAIAGSGLISALYGIFYFFNVRDTPPGKIYQRPTKTAGLEVTSMRDFWGLLGMNVPFAAILSVLCWRLKKVGFLDEGTYPLALFAVLIWFAFQTWGIIRTNSELIAGTKIYPKEDRYEFKQVAILELTYIVNFGSELAVVSMLPTFFETTFDLPKATAGILASSFAFVNLIARPAGGLISDKLGSRKNTMSFLTGGLGIGYLVMSWIKPGTFSGVSGIIVALFITMLASFFVQAGEGATFALVPLVKRRVTGQVAGLVGAYGNVGAVTYLTIFSLLPMWMSGGGEATAEIIANSNSAFFQILGIAGLIVAFMCFFFLKEPKGSFDELHEGEIA; encoded by the coding sequence ATGCTTGGCAATCTTTGGACATTTCAAGGGAGATATCGAACACTTCATCTCACTTGGTTCGCGTTCTTTCTAACTTTTGTTGTTTGGTTCAATTTAGCTCCCCTTGCTACGACTGTTAAAGCAGACTTGGGGCTCACTTTGGGTCAAATTCGAACTGTAGCTATCTGCAATGTTGCATTAACAATTCCAGCGAGAGTCCTCATCGGAATGCTCCTAGATAAATTTGGACCACGTAAAACATACTCAAGTCTTCTCATCTTTTCGGTAATTCCATGCTTACTTTTCGCCTCAGCAGAAACTTTTAATCAATTAGTTATCGCTCGCTTATTACTTTCAATTGTAGGTGCAGGATTTGTAATTGGTATTCGGATGGTGGCTGAATGGTTCCCACCTAAAGAAATCGGTCTAGCAGAAGGAATATATGGAGGTTGGGGTAATTTTGGCTCGGCTTTCTCGGCTCTGACAATGGTTGCCATTGCTGGGTTACTTTCTTTTTCAGGTGGATTTGAATTACCAACAGGTGCCGTTCTTAACTGGCGAGGTGCTATCGCTGGCAGTGGTTTGATTTCAGCATTGTATGGCATCTTTTATTTCTTTAATGTCAGGGATACTCCTCCCGGAAAAATTTATCAGCGCCCAACTAAAACAGCTGGGCTAGAAGTCACTTCTATGCGAGATTTTTGGGGGCTTTTGGGTATGAATGTGCCTTTTGCAGCCATACTTTCTGTTTTATGTTGGAGGTTAAAGAAAGTTGGTTTCCTTGATGAGGGAACATATCCATTAGCTCTTTTCGCTGTTTTAATTTGGTTCGCTTTTCAGACCTGGGGGATTATTCGTACAAACTCAGAATTAATTGCAGGAACTAAAATTTATCCAAAAGAAGACCGTTATGAATTTAAACAAGTAGCCATTCTTGAACTAACATATATTGTTAATTTTGGTTCTGAGCTGGCAGTTGTTTCAATGTTACCTACTTTTTTTGAGACAACATTTGATTTACCAAAAGCAACTGCCGGCATTCTAGCCTCCTCCTTTGCTTTCGTTAACCTTATTGCACGTCCAGCTGGAGGTCTAATTTCTGACAAGCTTGGAAGTAGAAAAAATACTATGAGTTTTCTAACCGGAGGCCTTGGAATTGGATACCTTGTCATGAGTTGGATCAAACCTGGTACTTTTTCAGGTGTAAGTGGAATTATCGTCGCATTGTTCATAACAATGCTTGCTTCCTTCTTTGTTCAGGCAGGGGAAGGCGCTACTTTTGCTCTAGTGCCACTTGTGAAAAGAAGAGTTACTGGACAGGTTGCTGGTCTTGTTGGTGCCTATGGCAACGTAGGAGCAGTTACTTATCTAACTATTTTTAGTCTTCTGCCTATGTGGATGAGTGGAGGTGGAGAAGCAACAGCAGAGATAATTGCTAATTCCAATAGTGCCTTTTTCCAAATCTTAGGAATAGCAGGGCTGATTGTTGCATTCATGTGCTTTTTCTTTCTTAAAGAACCAAAAGGATCCTTCGATGAATTACATGAAGGGGAAATTGCTTAA
- a CDS encoding formate/nitrite transporter family protein codes for MDYVLPNELVDGMIAAGGKKSSVSVKNLLIRGFYSGAILGLATCLAITIGIQSGMPWLGSFIFPFGFASIVLFGMELVTGNFALLPMAVWAGKSSWTATVRNWLWVWIGNFLGTAFVAVLLSISLSSAGNVDPLAAAEGGKGWAVVAAKIIAIHKANTVVKYEALGSTGFFLAFLRGVIANWLVCLGVTMALVSKSVPGKILACWLPITAFQTMGMEHIVVNMFLHTTGPLLGSGIPFTKVIFWNFLPVTIGNIVGGMVFIGMLFYSTHKTPISNVLPDVKDEKLERELEAQLGAR; via the coding sequence ATGGATTACGTCTTACCAAATGAATTGGTAGATGGAATGATTGCTGCAGGTGGAAAGAAATCATCTGTAAGCGTAAAAAACTTATTAATAAGAGGCTTCTATTCAGGAGCAATTTTAGGTTTAGCTACATGTCTTGCCATTACGATAGGTATTCAATCTGGGATGCCTTGGTTAGGTTCTTTCATATTTCCTTTTGGTTTTGCAAGTATTGTTCTTTTTGGAATGGAGCTTGTTACTGGTAATTTTGCTTTACTGCCTATGGCTGTATGGGCAGGTAAAAGTTCTTGGACTGCAACTGTAAGAAATTGGCTATGGGTTTGGATCGGTAATTTTCTAGGTACAGCATTTGTTGCCGTACTACTTTCAATTAGTTTATCTAGTGCTGGAAATGTAGATCCTTTAGCTGCTGCTGAAGGTGGAAAAGGATGGGCAGTTGTAGCAGCAAAAATAATAGCTATACATAAAGCAAACACAGTTGTGAAATATGAAGCACTTGGAAGTACTGGTTTTTTCCTTGCATTTTTACGTGGGGTAATTGCAAACTGGCTTGTTTGTTTAGGTGTAACAATGGCACTTGTAAGTAAAAGTGTTCCAGGAAAGATACTTGCTTGCTGGCTACCTATAACTGCATTCCAAACAATGGGAATGGAGCACATAGTAGTTAATATGTTTTTGCATACAACTGGCCCTCTACTTGGTTCAGGTATTCCTTTTACAAAAGTAATTTTTTGGAATTTCTTACCAGTGACTATTGGCAATATTGTTGGAGGAATGGTATTTATTGGAATGCTTTTCTATAGCACCCACAAAACTCCTATCTCTAATGTTTTACCAGACGTAAAAGATGAAAAATTAGAACGAGAGCTCGAAGCACAACTTGGTGCAAGGTAA
- the moaB gene encoding molybdenum cofactor biosynthesis protein B, whose translation MVSIALLTVSDTRDIKNDDSGQFLVDSVKIDKHNISNRIICKDNVYIIRKYISDWIADDEIDVIITTGGTGLTFTDVTPEAIKPLLDKEIEGFAEIFRYTSFKKIGTSTLQSRCIAGVANGTFIFSLPGSLDAVNTAWNQIIKYQLNSDTKPCNLINLINRLKK comes from the coding sequence GTGGTTTCTATTGCATTGTTAACTGTATCTGATACTCGAGACATAAAAAATGATGATAGTGGTCAATTTTTAGTTGATTCAGTAAAAATAGATAAACATAATATAAGTAATAGAATAATATGCAAGGATAATGTTTATATTATTAGAAAGTATATAAGTGATTGGATAGCTGATGATGAGATTGATGTTATTATCACTACTGGAGGTACAGGGCTTACTTTTACTGATGTTACGCCTGAGGCAATAAAACCCTTATTAGATAAAGAAATAGAAGGTTTTGCGGAAATCTTTAGATATACATCATTTAAGAAAATTGGTACGAGCACCTTGCAAAGTAGATGTATTGCAGGTGTTGCGAATGGAACTTTTATCTTTAGTTTGCCAGGATCTTTAGATGCAGTAAATACTGCATGGAATCAAATAATAAAATATCAACTAAACAGTGATACTAAACCATGTAATTTGATAAATTTAATTAATAGATTAAAAAAATAG
- a CDS encoding MoaD/ThiS family protein produces MKNNASQIKVLLFAELSEKYGWDEKYLSLDLIEDKKAKSILKHININVAHQSIIVAINKEISSLEETVKDNDEVAFMPIFTGG; encoded by the coding sequence ATGAAAAATAATGCTAGCCAAATCAAAGTATTATTGTTTGCTGAATTAAGTGAAAAATATGGATGGGATGAAAAATATCTTTCTTTAGACCTAATAGAAGATAAAAAAGCAAAATCTATACTAAAACATATTAATATCAATGTAGCTCACCAATCAATAATTGTGGCTATTAATAAAGAAATTTCTAGTCTAGAAGAAACTGTTAAAGATAATGATGAGGTAGCATTCATGCCGATTTTTACAGGTGGATAA
- the moaC gene encoding cyclic pyranopterin monophosphate synthase MoaC, with protein sequence MDSNLTHLNEKGDMFIVDISEKISTPREALAEGYIDLSVEVFDNVKDGNIKKGDLFAAARFAAINASKKTSELIPLCHLLSLSNIRIDIDLCNKKRAIKITALCKTNAQTGVEMEALTAVSIGLLTIYDMLKAIDPFLTINSIRLLEKKGGKKGILRRETN encoded by the coding sequence ATGGATTCAAACCTAACTCATTTAAATGAGAAGGGCGATATGTTTATAGTTGATATTTCTGAGAAAATAAGCACTCCTAGAGAAGCTCTCGCTGAAGGATATATTGATTTAAGTGTGGAAGTATTTGATAACGTTAAAGACGGCAATATAAAAAAAGGAGATTTATTTGCTGCTGCAAGATTTGCTGCAATTAATGCATCTAAAAAAACTTCGGAATTAATCCCACTTTGTCACTTATTAAGTTTAAGTAATATCAGGATTGATATAGATCTATGTAATAAAAAAAGAGCGATAAAAATAACTGCATTATGTAAAACTAATGCTCAAACTGGTGTAGAGATGGAAGCACTTACGGCGGTGTCTATAGGATTACTAACTATTTACGATATGCTTAAAGCTATCGATCCTTTTTTAACAATAAATTCAATTCGACTTTTAGAAAAAAAAGGAGGCAAAAAAGGTATCCTGAGGAGAGAAACTAATTAA
- a CDS encoding sulfite exporter TauE/SafE family protein, whose translation MLYFIGIALIAFLYSIVGHAGASGYIACMVIFDKPVSLIKPTALILNLAASTLNSIRFCGDGHLKKYTLVNFLIPILLVSIPSTIVGGNLNITDTLLRYFLSLILFLSGIRFLITSSIIKNNTITDYKLPSKIVIFFTGSILGLLSGITGTGGGIFLTPLSILLKWMPLKTTAAASSVFIFFNSLVGIITWQTINNFSKINFTSNIFLHLIVVLFFAFCGSSLGSRQFDDNFIKKIISFILFLASFKLAFA comes from the coding sequence GTGCTTTATTTCATTGGGATAGCATTAATTGCTTTTCTTTATTCGATTGTTGGACATGCTGGTGCATCAGGTTATATAGCGTGTATGGTCATATTTGATAAGCCAGTTTCACTTATCAAGCCAACAGCTTTAATTTTGAATCTGGCAGCATCAACATTAAATTCAATAAGATTTTGTGGTGATGGCCATTTAAAAAAATATACATTAGTTAATTTTTTAATACCAATTCTATTAGTTTCAATTCCCTCTACAATTGTTGGAGGTAACTTGAATATTACTGATACCTTACTTAGATATTTTTTATCTCTTATACTGTTTCTTTCCGGAATTAGATTTTTAATTACATCGTCAATAATAAAAAATAATACTATAACTGATTATAAGCTGCCCTCAAAAATTGTTATTTTTTTTACTGGTTCAATACTTGGCTTACTATCTGGAATTACTGGGACAGGAGGTGGTATATTTTTAACTCCTCTATCTATTTTACTTAAGTGGATGCCACTTAAAACTACAGCTGCAGCTTCATCCGTTTTTATTTTTTTTAATTCTTTAGTTGGAATAATTACATGGCAAACAATAAATAATTTTTCAAAAATTAATTTCACATCTAATATTTTTCTTCATTTAATTGTTGTATTGTTTTTTGCTTTTTGTGGCAGTTCTCTTGGTAGTAGACAATTTGATGATAATTTTATTAAAAAAATTATTTCTTTTATCTTATTTTTAGCAAGCTTTAAATTAGCTTTTGCTTAA
- a CDS encoding molybdenum cofactor guanylyltransferase: MLSGGQSTRMGKDKALLKHHEGDSWLSHKLNILKKLDLETILLTNHQSHINEISEFHKVNILFDKKPFHGPLNCMEFLYSKFLGKYDYILLMPVDMPFINSKHIENFIKYWQKNRDIALIAHSNKMAQPLLGIYPLNQANLNKLNERLQLGKINFQGWTKSIPFHYYFAKDKEFINVNSLKELKSLNYY, translated from the coding sequence ATTCTCTCTGGGGGGCAAAGTACAAGAATGGGTAAAGATAAGGCACTATTAAAACATCATGAAGGCGATAGCTGGTTATCACATAAATTAAATATTCTGAAAAAACTGGACTTAGAAACTATCCTCTTAACTAATCATCAATCTCATATAAATGAAATTAGTGAATTTCATAAAGTAAATATATTATTTGATAAAAAACCTTTCCATGGACCACTAAATTGTATGGAGTTTTTATATTCAAAATTTTTAGGAAAATATGACTATATACTCTTAATGCCAGTAGATATGCCTTTCATTAATAGCAAGCATATTGAAAATTTTATAAAGTATTGGCAAAAAAATAGAGATATAGCTCTTATCGCACATAGTAATAAAATGGCTCAACCTCTACTTGGTATTTATCCTCTAAATCAAGCTAACTTAAATAAATTAAATGAAAGACTTCAATTAGGTAAAATAAACTTTCAGGGATGGACAAAATCAATTCCTTTTCATTATTATTTTGCCAAAGACAAAGAATTCATAAATGTCAACTCATTAAAAGAACTAAAATCACTAAATTATTATTAA
- a CDS encoding molybdenum cofactor biosynthesis protein MoaE has product MDKIKYKFKIATDPFDPYREIEKWEINNQMAAMSIFIGRVREIDQFGSQLKQLEIHHYSGLTEKLIEKHLSEITKKIESFSALVIHRVGFIDPLEPIVLIAVGADKRGIANQYCSEILEVTKFKVPFWKKEWTDAGSSWVKNNTVLST; this is encoded by the coding sequence GTGGATAAAATTAAGTACAAATTCAAAATAGCAACTGATCCTTTTGATCCATATCGAGAAATTGAAAAATGGGAAATTAATAATCAAATGGCTGCAATGTCAATTTTTATTGGACGAGTTAGAGAGATAGATCAATTTGGAAGTCAATTAAAACAATTAGAAATCCATCACTACAGTGGTTTAACTGAAAAGTTAATCGAAAAGCACTTATCAGAAATTACTAAAAAAATCGAATCTTTTTCTGCGTTAGTTATCCATCGAGTAGGCTTCATTGATCCACTAGAGCCAATAGTGCTCATAGCAGTTGGTGCTGATAAAAGAGGAATAGCTAATCAATACTGCTCTGAAATTTTAGAGGTGACAAAATTCAAAGTACCTTTCTGGAAAAAGGAGTGGACTGACGCAGGTTCTTCCTGGGTCAAAAATAATACTGTACTTTCAACGTGA